In a genomic window of Erigeron canadensis isolate Cc75 chromosome 5, C_canadensis_v1, whole genome shotgun sequence:
- the LOC122600504 gene encoding protein LATERAL ROOT PRIMORDIUM 1-like, producing the protein MWSSAASRQINYGGPTEMGMFVLAQSNPNHHHISSDHHHHVHAHSLNTTTAAGTTALGVGVIPLLTATPLTAGEEGIIGNRSNNSNIQFWQPTQQSYVKKINMFSDHGFGGIGGSTSGSTLTCQDCGNQAKKDCNHRRCRTCCRNRGFDCPTHVKSTWVPAARRRERQLIASGSSASTSGTKKPRLATNSRTTTTSHTSTSNNNNNNTPPRSFDTSTSSHHQDASFMQSLPGQVHAPAVFKCVRVTAVEDGGEDEYAYQASVKIGGHVFKGFLYDQGIVVETSSSRDHINISNFSELHLGGGGGGGSGRNVGGSLTSPPSLDTPTVVYGSSSGGGLIG; encoded by the exons ATGTGGTCATCAGCCGCTTCAAGGCAAATCAACTATGGAGGACCTACTGAAATGGGAATGTTTGTTCTTGCACAATCAAACCCCAACCACCATCATATATCatctgatcatcatcatcatgtgcATGCTCACTCTCTTAACACAACCACCGCCGCCGGTACGACGGCGTTAGGTGTTGGTGTTATACCGCTTTTAACCGCCACCCCTCTCACGGCGGGGGAAGAGGGTATTATAGGAAACCGtagtaataatagtaatattCAGTTTTGGCAACCCACACAACAAAGTTatgtaaagaaaataaacatgTTTTCGGATCATGGTTTTGGTGGGATAGGCGGGTCAACGTCTGGGTCAACGCTGACTTGTCAAGATTGTGGGAACCAAGCCAAGAAAGATTGTAACCATAGAAGGTGTAGAACTTGTTGTAGGAATAGAGGTTTTGATTGTCCTACTCACGTGAAAAGCACGTGGGTTCCGGCAGCTCGTCGGAGGGAACGTCAGTTGATAGCCTCCGGTTCATCGGCGTCTACCTCCGGTACCAAGAAACCTAGACTTGCTACTAATTCTCGGACCACAACCACTTCACATACTTCaacttcaaataataataataataatacaccTCCAAGAAGCTTTGACACTAGTACTTCTAGTCATCACCAAG ATGCAAGTTTTATGCAATCATTGCCGGGTCAAGTGCATGCTCCGGCGGTGTTCAAGTGTGTGAGAGTGACGGCGGTGGAAGACGGCGGAGAGGACGAATACGCATACCAAGCAAGTGTAAAAATTGGTGGGCATGTGTTCAAAGGGTTTCTATATGATCAAGGTATTGTTGTTGAAACAAGTAGTAGTAGAGACCACATCAACATTTCTAATTTTTCTGAATTGCatttgggtggtggtggtggtggtggctcaGGGCGGAATGTGGGTGGTTCGTTAACATCTCCTCCATCACTAGATACACCAACGGTGGTTTATGGTTCTTCATCTGGTGGTGGATTAATTGGTTGA
- the LOC122600498 gene encoding calcium-dependent protein kinase 17-like translates to MGNCCSQKEPPTEDGPSDHNNGERSHNDHSRNTPHSSSSSPTAKAGKPSPIGTVLGRPMEDIRNVYTIGKELGRGQFGVTHLCTSKQSGEQFACKTIAKRKLVNKEDMEDVRREVQIMHHLSGQANIVDLKGAFEDKHSVHLVMELCAGGELFDRIIAKGYYTERGAASLLRTIVQIVHTCHSMGVIHRDLKPENFLLLNKDENAPLKATDFGLSVFYKQGEVFSDIVGSAYYIAPEVLKRKYGPEVDIWSIGVMLYILLCGVPPFWAESEHGIFNAILRGHVDFTSDPWPMISPQAKDLVKKMLNSDPKQRLTAHQVLAHPWIKEDGEAPDTPLDNAVMGRLKQFRAMNKFKKVALRVIAGCLSEEEIMGLKEMFKGMDTDNSGTITLEELKHGLSKQGTTKLTESEVKQLLEAADADGNGTIDYDEFITATMHLNRMDREEHLYTAFQYFDKDNSGYITIEEMEQAIREYGMNDGRDIKEIVSEIDTDNDGRINYDEFVAMMRKGNREASVNPKRRRDSFVPAI, encoded by the exons ATGGGGAACTGTTGTTCCCAAAAAGAACCTCCAACGGAAGATGGTCCATCCGACCATAACAATGGAGAAAGATCACATAACGATCATTCGAGAAACACCCCTCATTCCTCATCCTCATCACCCACAGCAAAAGCTGGCAAACCATCCCCTATAGGCACCGTATTGGGACGTCCAATGGAAGATATCCGCAATGTTTACACGATTGGCAAAGAGCTTGGCAGGGGCCAGTTTGGTGTCACACATTTGTGTACGAGCAAACAATCAGGAGAACAATTTGCATGCAAAACTATAGCCAAACGAAAACTTGTAAATAAAGAAGATATGGAGGATGTCAGGAGAGAAGTACAGATCATGCATCATTTAAGCGGACAAGCAAATATTGTGGACCTTAAGGGTGCATTTGAGGACAAACATTCGGTTCATTTGGTAATGGAGCTATGTGCTGGTGGAGAGTTATTTGATCGGATTATAGCCAAGGGTTATTATACCGAAAGGGGTGCTGCCTCGTTGCTTAGAACCATCGTTCAAATTGTTCATACTTGTCATTCGATGGGAGTTATTCATAGAGATCTAAAGCCCGaaaattttcttcttttgaaTAAAGATGAAAACGCTCCCCTTAAGGCTACAGATTTCGGTCTCTCAGTTTTCTACAAACAag GCGAGGTATTCAGTGATATTGTCGGAAGTGCATATTATATCGCACCCGAGgtattgaaaagaaaatatggACCAGAAGTCGATATATGGAGCATCGGTGTCATGTTATATATACTTCTTTGTGGAGTTCCTCCTTTCTGGGCAG AATCAGAGCATGGGATATTCAATGCAATTTTGCGTGGCCATGTCGATTTTACAAGTGACCCCTGGCCTATGATATCTCCTCAGGCCAAAGATCTCGTTAAGAAGATGTTGAATTCAGATCCCAAACAGCGGTTGACGGCACATCAAGTGCTTG CACATCCATGGATTAAAGAAGATGGAGAAGCACCTGATACACCACTTGATAATGCGGTTATGGGCAGGCTAAAACAATTTAGAGCCATGAACAAGTTCAAGAAAGTTGCTCTTCGG gTGATTGCAGGGTGTCTATCAGAGGAAGAAATCATGGGCTTAAAGGAAATGTTCAAAGGGATGGATACTGATAACAGTGGAACAATAACGCTTGAAGAGCTAAAACACGGGCTTTCCAAGCAAGGGACAACAAAACTAACCGAAAGTGAAGTTAAACAGCTACTGGAAGCT GCAGATGCAGATGGGAATGGAACCATAGATTATGACGAGTTCATAACAGCAACAATGCATTTGAACAGGATGGATAGAGAAGAACATCTCTATACTGCATTCCAATACTTTGATAAAGATAACAGTGG GTACATAACTATAGAAGAAATGGAGCAAGCTATCCGCGAATATGGCATGAATGATGGAAGGGACATAAAAGAAATAGTATCAGAGATTGATACCGATAAC GATGGTCGGATCAACTACGACGAGTTTGTGGCAATGATGAGAAAAGGCAACAGAGAAGCCAGTGTAAATCCAAAGAGGCGAAGAGATTCATTTGTTCCAGCAATATGA
- the LOC122600500 gene encoding dihydropyrimidinase isoform X2 — protein MWVWDAVTRVGDGVRVVDATGKFVMPGGIDPHTHLAMEFMGTETIDNFFSGQAAALAGGTTMHIDFVIPVEGSLSRGYEAYVEKAKLACMDYGFHMAITKWDDTVSKEMEIMVKEKGINSFKFFMAYKGSLMISDELLLEGLKKCKSLGALAMVHAENGDAVFEGQTRMIELGITGPEGHALSRPPVLEGEATARAIRLAAFVNAPLYIVHVMSTDAMEEIARAQKSGQRVIGEPVVSGLILDDSVLWDPDFITAAKFVMSPPIRAPGHGKTLQAALSTGILKLVGTDHCTFNSKQKSLGIDDFRKIPNGVNGLEERMHLVWDAMVESGQISATDYVRVTSTECAKLFNIYPRKGAILAGSDADIIVFNPNTTFHISARSHHSRSDTNVYEGRSGKGKVEVTISGGRIVWENEELKVAPGSGKYISMPPFNYLYHGIDKADANYLASLKAPVNRIRPTQ, from the exons ATGTGGGTATGGGACGCGGTCACACGG GTTGGTGATGGCGTCAGAGTCGTTGATGCGACCGGAAAATTTGTCATGCCAG GAGGAATTGATCCTCACACACACTTGGCTATGGAGTTCATGGGCACCGAGACAATTGACAATTTTTTCAGTGGTCAAGCAGCTGCATTAGCGGGCGGGACAACCATGCatattgattttgttattcCTGTAGAAGGTAGCTTATCTAGAGGTTACGAAGCGTATGTTGAAAAAGCAAAGTTGGCTTGCATGGATTACGGCTTTCACATGGCAATCACAAAATGGGATGATACTGTTTCCAAGGAGATGGAAATTATGGTTAAGGAGAAAG GTATCAactcttttaagtttttcatgGCTTATAAGGGTTCTCTTATGATCAGTGACGAGCTTCTGTTGGAGGGTCTTAAAAAATGCAAGTCTCTTGGTGCATTGGCAATGGTTCATGCTGAAAATGGTGATGCCGTTTTTGAAGGACAGACAAGAATGATTGAACTTGGTATAACTGGTCCAGAAGGACATGCTTTATCAAGGCCTCCTGTG TTGGAAGGAGAGGCTACAGCTCGAGCTATTCGTTTGGCTGCTTTTGTTAATGCGCCATTGTACATTGTTCATGTCATGAGCACTGATGCTATGGAAGAAATAGCAAGGGCTCAAAAATCAG GGCAAAGGGTTATTGGAGAGCCTGTGGTTTCTGGCTTGATTCTCGATGATTCTGTCCTATGGGATCCTGATTTCATCACAGCAGCAAA GTTTGTCATGAGCCCACCAATAAGAGCACCAGGGCATGGGAAAACACTTCAAGCAGCATTATCAACTGGAATATTAAAG CTTGTTGGAACAGATCACTGCACATTCAACTCTAAACAAAAGTCGCTTGGAATTGATGATTTCCGCAAAATACCAAACGGTGTTAATG GTCTTGAGGAAAGGATGCATCTTGTTTGGGATGCGATGGTg GAATCAGGCCAGATATCCGCAACCGACTATGTTCGTGTAACAAGTACAGAATG tGCCAAATTGTTCAATATATATCCGAGAAAAGGGGCTATACTTGCAGGATCAGATGCAGATATTATCGTATTTAATCCAAATACAACTTTTCACATTAGCGCCCGGTCTCATCATTCTAGATCAGACACAAATGTCTATGAGGGAAGATCGGGAAAG GGGAAGGTTGAAGTAACAATTTCTGGTGGTAGAATCGTATGGGAAAATGAAGAACTGAAGGTTGCTCCTGGATCTGGCAAGTATATATCGATGCCTCCTTTCAATTATCTTTATCATGGTATTGATAAAGCAGATGCAAACTACCTTGCCTCTCTTAAAGCTCCTGTAAATCGTATCAGACCAACTCAATAA
- the LOC122600500 gene encoding dihydropyrimidinase isoform X1 has product MLRIRSLIIFLSISLFPFSALTQVYNSGLGYGDSDNGSPSKILIKGGTVVNADHQELADVYVEDGVIVAVRPNIKVGDGVRVVDATGKFVMPGGIDPHTHLAMEFMGTETIDNFFSGQAAALAGGTTMHIDFVIPVEGSLSRGYEAYVEKAKLACMDYGFHMAITKWDDTVSKEMEIMVKEKGINSFKFFMAYKGSLMISDELLLEGLKKCKSLGALAMVHAENGDAVFEGQTRMIELGITGPEGHALSRPPVLEGEATARAIRLAAFVNAPLYIVHVMSTDAMEEIARAQKSGQRVIGEPVVSGLILDDSVLWDPDFITAAKFVMSPPIRAPGHGKTLQAALSTGILKLVGTDHCTFNSKQKSLGIDDFRKIPNGVNGLEERMHLVWDAMVESGQISATDYVRVTSTECAKLFNIYPRKGAILAGSDADIIVFNPNTTFHISARSHHSRSDTNVYEGRSGKGKVEVTISGGRIVWENEELKVAPGSGKYISMPPFNYLYHGIDKADANYLASLKAPVNRIRPTQ; this is encoded by the exons ATGTTGCGTATACGATCGCTGATCATTTTCCTATCAATTTCACTATTTCCATTTTCGGCATTGACCCAG GTTTATAATTCTGGGCTTGGATATGGTGATTCAGATAATGGGTCACCATCAAAGATATTGATAAAGGGGGGCACAGTTGTAAATGCTGATCATCAGGAGCTTGCTGATGTTTATGTGGAGGATGGGGTGATTGTTGCTGTTAGGCCTAATATTAAG GTTGGTGATGGCGTCAGAGTCGTTGATGCGACCGGAAAATTTGTCATGCCAG GAGGAATTGATCCTCACACACACTTGGCTATGGAGTTCATGGGCACCGAGACAATTGACAATTTTTTCAGTGGTCAAGCAGCTGCATTAGCGGGCGGGACAACCATGCatattgattttgttattcCTGTAGAAGGTAGCTTATCTAGAGGTTACGAAGCGTATGTTGAAAAAGCAAAGTTGGCTTGCATGGATTACGGCTTTCACATGGCAATCACAAAATGGGATGATACTGTTTCCAAGGAGATGGAAATTATGGTTAAGGAGAAAG GTATCAactcttttaagtttttcatgGCTTATAAGGGTTCTCTTATGATCAGTGACGAGCTTCTGTTGGAGGGTCTTAAAAAATGCAAGTCTCTTGGTGCATTGGCAATGGTTCATGCTGAAAATGGTGATGCCGTTTTTGAAGGACAGACAAGAATGATTGAACTTGGTATAACTGGTCCAGAAGGACATGCTTTATCAAGGCCTCCTGTG TTGGAAGGAGAGGCTACAGCTCGAGCTATTCGTTTGGCTGCTTTTGTTAATGCGCCATTGTACATTGTTCATGTCATGAGCACTGATGCTATGGAAGAAATAGCAAGGGCTCAAAAATCAG GGCAAAGGGTTATTGGAGAGCCTGTGGTTTCTGGCTTGATTCTCGATGATTCTGTCCTATGGGATCCTGATTTCATCACAGCAGCAAA GTTTGTCATGAGCCCACCAATAAGAGCACCAGGGCATGGGAAAACACTTCAAGCAGCATTATCAACTGGAATATTAAAG CTTGTTGGAACAGATCACTGCACATTCAACTCTAAACAAAAGTCGCTTGGAATTGATGATTTCCGCAAAATACCAAACGGTGTTAATG GTCTTGAGGAAAGGATGCATCTTGTTTGGGATGCGATGGTg GAATCAGGCCAGATATCCGCAACCGACTATGTTCGTGTAACAAGTACAGAATG tGCCAAATTGTTCAATATATATCCGAGAAAAGGGGCTATACTTGCAGGATCAGATGCAGATATTATCGTATTTAATCCAAATACAACTTTTCACATTAGCGCCCGGTCTCATCATTCTAGATCAGACACAAATGTCTATGAGGGAAGATCGGGAAAG GGGAAGGTTGAAGTAACAATTTCTGGTGGTAGAATCGTATGGGAAAATGAAGAACTGAAGGTTGCTCCTGGATCTGGCAAGTATATATCGATGCCTCCTTTCAATTATCTTTATCATGGTATTGATAAAGCAGATGCAAACTACCTTGCCTCTCTTAAAGCTCCTGTAAATCGTATCAGACCAACTCAATAA